Below is a window of Chryseobacterium indicum DNA.
CAAAGATGTTCTTGCATTAAAAAAAATAATCGATTCTTTATCTCCAAATCAACTATCCTCATTTCCACTAACCGAAACCTCTCATTTCAAACTGGGAGAACTTCAGGGAGATTATAATGGTTTTGCAAAAGCATTTCAGGATGAAGCCTTATTTACAAGATTGCAGCCATATGCGCCGGAAAATCTAGCCGCCAATCAAAGCCTTTCTGAATACAGGGTAAGAATTGCGACTACCAAACAGCAAAAAAATCTTGAGCAGGCTAAGTATGAGCTAACCAAAAAAAACTACATCCGTTCTCAGGAATTATTCAACCAGGGAGTTATCTCTTCCATGGAACTTGAAAACGAGAAAATAAAATATATACAGGCGCAACAGAATTTAGAAAACATCAATATTTCTCTTTCACAAATGGAAGAAGGAATTTCTAATTTAAATAAAACAAAAAGCGGAACTGCCATTAATACAGAGAAAGACAAGATCACCTACTCTACCCAGACTTTACAGTTGTTTGAACAGTTGAGAAAATCCCTGAAACAATGGGAACAAAACTATCTTCTTATTTCGAATACAGACGGTATTGCGAGTTTTCAGCAGTTTTTCGGCGAAAACCAGTTTATTAAAGCCGGAGATGCCGTTCTCTCCATTCTTCCTAAAAACAGGGAAAAATTAGTCGGCAGAATGTCTGTTCCGGCTACCAACTCAGGTAAGATTGCTTCGGGTGAAAAGGTTTTAATTAAGCTCGATAATTACCGTTATCAGGAATATGGAATCGTGGAAGGAAAAGTGCAGAATATCTCTCTTTCTCCCGATAAAGAAGGAAATTATTATGTAGATGTACTTCTCCCGAAAGGATTAAAGACCAGTTATAACAAAAATTTAGTTTTTGATAAAGAATTAAAAGGCAACGCCGAGATTGTCAC
It encodes the following:
- a CDS encoding HlyD family secretion protein — its product is MEKDILDNIELRSESVQDILTQPPHWMIRWGNTIIFLILVLILIMSYIIKYPEFIPAPIIVTSQNPPEKLEARTNSKIEKIFIKDHQEVKKDQVLMVMQSSANYKDVLALKKIIDSLSPNQLSSFPLTETSHFKLGELQGDYNGFAKAFQDEALFTRLQPYAPENLAANQSLSEYRVRIATTKQQKNLEQAKYELTKKNYIRSQELFNQGVISSMELENEKIKYIQAQQNLENINISLSQMEEGISNLNKTKSGTAINTEKDKITYSTQTLQLFEQLRKSLKQWEQNYLLISNTDGIASFQQFFGENQFIKAGDAVLSILPKNREKLVGRMSVPATNSGKIASGEKVLIKLDNYRYQEYGIVEGKVQNISLSPDKEGNYYVDVLLPKGLKTSYNKNLVFDKELKGNAEIVTQDLRLIERFFYQMRKLLGYQS